One Chryseobacterium sp. StRB126 genomic region harbors:
- a CDS encoding tetratricopeptide repeat protein: protein MIDQIPSNSPASDVLTGMMGEIASKNLKKANSKDLQIKYTQYLAIYYGNLSSMYEAKRDVVKTLEYADKSIALFKSTGDYYEMNYNLVNKGIFYSHINEYEKAISCLFTALKYFEKNKKENQEGISYVNSVIGSVYIDQGEYLKAIEFLKKTINYFEKKKNLTGNDKYTLSMVYSNCGSSYLLLKKYPEAVSYFNKALALCKELGDYATTSVILNKLAQVKMEEKEFEESDSLLRKALETDDGELSKANTYINLGDLYYRKKEFMKSESFLEEGFSISKKINNLQLQEKSSNLLFKVYKENNNFKKALEVYEFQNKLQDSSNVEASKNALAQQQIKYDFQKKQLNLELNAEKKTAAKNNWLIALSGVLLSVVLGGYFYYRNNKQKQKITILEKDRIKQKLLLSQMNPHFIFNSIDNIQSLIINGKENVAISYLNSFSKLTRQILENSNENYISLQEEIDMVENYLSIQQLLYNDRFNYSINIVNVSDTESYFIPPMLTQPFIENAIKHGIRNKDEKGMIEIAFSFSQEKLFFEIIDNGLGFNDEKKQTGHKSMAMKITKERLLNYTQNKDFEVQSENKTDTEGNIQGAKIIFEIPYIHEN, encoded by the coding sequence TTGATTGATCAGATACCTTCAAATAGTCCTGCATCTGATGTATTGACAGGAATGATGGGGGAAATTGCTTCCAAAAATTTAAAGAAGGCCAACAGTAAGGATTTACAAATAAAATACACCCAGTACTTAGCAATTTATTACGGCAACTTATCTTCAATGTATGAAGCCAAAAGAGATGTTGTGAAAACATTAGAGTATGCTGATAAAAGTATAGCTCTTTTCAAATCAACCGGAGATTACTATGAAATGAATTATAACCTTGTAAATAAAGGTATATTCTATTCTCACATCAATGAATATGAAAAAGCAATATCATGTTTATTTACTGCACTGAAATATTTTGAGAAAAACAAAAAGGAAAATCAGGAAGGAATTTCTTACGTGAATTCAGTGATAGGCTCGGTTTATATTGATCAGGGAGAATATCTGAAAGCCATTGAATTCTTAAAAAAAACAATTAATTACTTTGAAAAAAAGAAAAACCTGACGGGTAATGATAAATATACTCTAAGTATGGTGTATTCCAATTGTGGATCTTCCTATTTATTATTAAAAAAATATCCTGAAGCAGTATCTTATTTCAACAAAGCTCTTGCCCTTTGCAAAGAACTTGGAGATTATGCTACTACCAGTGTTATTCTGAATAAATTAGCACAGGTAAAGATGGAGGAAAAAGAATTTGAGGAATCGGATTCACTTTTAAGAAAAGCTCTGGAAACGGATGATGGAGAATTATCTAAGGCCAATACTTATATCAATTTAGGGGATTTATATTACCGGAAAAAAGAATTTATGAAGTCCGAATCCTTTTTGGAAGAAGGGTTTTCAATAAGTAAAAAAATTAACAATCTGCAACTGCAGGAGAAATCCTCAAACTTGCTATTTAAAGTTTATAAAGAAAATAATAACTTTAAAAAAGCACTGGAAGTATATGAATTTCAAAATAAGCTACAGGATTCCAGCAATGTTGAAGCTTCTAAAAATGCATTGGCACAGCAGCAGATTAAATATGATTTTCAAAAAAAGCAATTAAACCTGGAACTAAATGCAGAAAAGAAAACAGCAGCTAAAAACAACTGGCTGATTGCGCTTTCCGGAGTATTGTTATCAGTAGTATTGGGCGGATATTTTTATTACCGGAATAACAAGCAGAAGCAAAAAATTACGATTCTTGAAAAAGACAGAATAAAACAGAAACTTTTGCTTTCTCAAATGAATCCACATTTTATTTTCAACTCTATAGATAATATTCAGAGTCTTATTATCAACGGGAAAGAAAACGTTGCCATATCCTATTTGAATAGTTTTTCTAAATTAACAAGGCAAATTCTGGAAAATTCCAATGAGAATTATATCTCGCTGCAAGAGGAAATCGATATGGTTGAAAATTACTTATCCATACAGCAGCTTCTTTATAATGACAGGTTTAATTATAGTATCAATATTGTAAATGTATCTGATACAGAGTCTTATTTTATACCCCCAATGTTAACACAGCCATTTATAGAAAACGCCATTAAACACGGGATTAGAAATAAGGATGAAAAGGGAATGATCGAAATTGCTTTTTCTTTCAGTCAAGAGAAATTATTCTTTGAAATAATAGATAATGGTTTAGGGTTCAATGATGAGAAGAAACAAACGGGTCATAAATCAATGGCGATGAAAATAACCAAAGAAAGATTACTGAATTATACCCAAAATAAAGACTTTGAAGTACAATCAGAAAATAAAACGGACACAGAAGGCAATATACAAGGTGCCAAAATTATATTTGAAATACCCTACATTCACGAAAATTAA
- a CDS encoding LytR/AlgR family response regulator transcription factor: protein MLRAIVIDDNQEIRKKNCTLIKANCPNITIIGQADSVESGVEIIRQLSPDIVFLDIEMPDGTGFELLQKLSPITFKIIFITGYEDFAIKAFRFSAIDYLLKPLNANELVEAVEKAEELLSKDLFDIKLNNLFANLERPKNLQNLILKTADRIYSVNIQDIVNCESDKNYTTFYFINAPKLVVSTNLKEYENLLSPFNFFRTHQSHLINMAYFDHYIKTDGGNTIVMKNKVAIPLSVRKKEDFLLLLQNLQVQ, encoded by the coding sequence ATGTTAAGAGCTATTGTAATTGATGATAATCAGGAAATCAGAAAGAAAAACTGTACTTTAATTAAAGCCAACTGTCCTAATATTACAATAATCGGACAGGCTGATTCTGTAGAATCAGGAGTTGAAATTATCAGGCAGTTATCTCCCGATATTGTTTTTCTTGATATTGAAATGCCTGACGGTACAGGCTTCGAACTGCTACAAAAGCTAAGCCCCATTACCTTTAAAATTATTTTCATTACAGGATACGAAGATTTTGCCATAAAAGCTTTCCGTTTTTCAGCTATCGACTATTTATTAAAACCATTAAATGCCAATGAATTGGTGGAAGCAGTAGAAAAAGCTGAAGAACTATTGAGCAAAGACCTTTTTGATATAAAACTCAATAATTTATTTGCCAATCTTGAACGCCCGAAGAATCTTCAAAATTTAATTCTCAAAACTGCTGATAGGATATATTCTGTTAATATCCAGGATATTGTAAACTGTGAGTCAGATAAAAACTATACTACTTTTTATTTTATTAATGCGCCTAAACTGGTGGTTTCTACCAATTTAAAAGAATATGAAAACCTATTATCCCCATTTAATTTCTTTAGAACACATCAGTCCCATTTAATCAATATGGCCTATTTTGATCACTATATCAAAACAGACGGCGGGAATACCATAGTGATGAAGAATAAGGTGGCAATTCCGCTTTCGGTACGAAAGAAAGAGGACTTTCTTCTTTTGTTACAGAATCTTCAGGTTCAATGA
- a CDS encoding fibronectin type III domain-containing protein, with protein MRKKITLSLLLMLFLIASKISAQCTTGIQYPAGIHQATGAAGSNTINSDARTGQYTNVHIEPSKYYTFSTSVSTDYITITNDTGTQVIASGVTPVSFVSAYNQAVRYYIHQNAQCQTTNQFVRTRKVTWVTAQACLDVTPTGVSNISPVSCTINYTTPATAPAFGYQAYVSTSSATPGATVPVFTSTTNSLFVNDLNPDTTYHYWLRSDCDYQKSAWIYGGTFTTISSLLCNSAYNGIYPSATITPNCTGSDDFFATNVKSGSFSNIAVVPNTQYQFKTNYGTDFITITNALGTVVLASGTNPVNWNSGSTSGVVRFYSHDNAQCGYGMTTTNPRNKYVNCITTSVTCIPPSNLAVANITSNSIRMSWAAPTNVPSSGYEIYMVTTNTAPTVNSTATHTNTTTTKDINGLTAGVTYYYWIRSNCGTEKSSWASGGSFTANQSLSCNGAIYGLYPDAAFTPSCTGSAETITSSAFAGQYSNVNITANQQYVFSSSVGTDFITITNSAGTSVLASGPTPLSWSSGTNTGGIRYYLHSNSNCGSQNTNRTKYIQCATTVNCGVPSQLSVSNITSNSCRLSWTAPATAPTNYDIYIITSNTAPTSTTTPSATTTSAGAGVLNGISAATTYYYWIRSNCNGTKSAWVYGGSFTTLAALTCNGATHGLYPNATFTPTCTGSPQQIVADAYAGEYSNVNVVSNTQYTFFSSNSSDYITVTNALGNMVLASGTTPLNWVSGTYSGVVRYHINTNASCGTQNTNRIRYIQCMGLVTCGVPSNLSVSNITSNSCSLNWYPPAAAPTNYEVYLSAVNTAPVSGTAATHSTTGPAIALSNSLSPSTTYFYWVRSSCNGTKSNWVSGGNFTTLPTGCWKMVSTGMSHSLGIKSDGTLWAWGANDFGQLGDGTSTAKTTPVQIGTANDWQSVSAGTFHSMAIKNNGTLWGWGINGNSRLGDGTTNGRIFPGQITSDTNWQSVCAGDVNTLAIKTNGTLWAWGYNGNAQFGDGTTNNRSTPYQVGTATNWRSVDLGSVHTLATKTDGTLWAWGTSSDGQVGDGTTATRFTALQIGTETDWQEVAAGGFHSVGLKTNGVLYTWGKNLYGQLGNGTNTSKSVPTPVYDGVQSISAGSNHTVGTTSYGNMWFCGINTFGQLGDGTTTSKNTITVTNSNNHQKAITGFDHTFLLNYDSSISSCGLNGTGQLGNGSTANSSSFVSLTCPVSNLAVEEVISSANNLKVFPSPVNDILNVSSDQKIISVTILNTAGQLILTKVINNKIATVDVSGLISGVYMVKINLDNRNVKTVKVIKR; from the coding sequence ATGAGGAAGAAAATTACCCTATCCTTACTTTTGATGCTTTTTCTCATAGCATCAAAAATTTCAGCTCAGTGCACAACAGGGATTCAATATCCTGCTGGGATTCATCAAGCGACTGGTGCAGCTGGCTCGAACACGATCAACTCCGATGCAAGAACCGGCCAATATACCAATGTACATATTGAACCATCAAAGTATTATACTTTTTCCACATCGGTATCTACTGATTATATAACAATTACCAATGACACCGGTACGCAAGTAATTGCCTCTGGGGTTACCCCTGTAAGTTTTGTTTCAGCTTATAATCAGGCGGTTCGGTATTACATTCATCAAAATGCACAATGCCAAACCACCAATCAGTTTGTACGAACAAGAAAAGTAACTTGGGTTACGGCTCAGGCGTGTTTAGATGTGACACCAACAGGTGTTTCGAATATTTCACCAGTATCATGCACAATCAATTATACTACGCCTGCCACAGCACCTGCTTTTGGCTATCAAGCTTATGTGAGTACTTCATCTGCCACGCCAGGTGCAACAGTACCCGTATTTACTTCTACAACAAATTCGCTTTTTGTTAATGATTTAAACCCAGATACTACCTATCATTACTGGTTGCGTTCTGATTGTGATTATCAAAAAAGTGCTTGGATATATGGTGGGACTTTTACAACAATTTCTTCACTGTTATGTAATAGTGCCTATAATGGCATTTATCCTTCAGCTACCATTACACCAAACTGTACAGGGAGTGATGATTTTTTTGCCACGAATGTAAAAAGTGGTAGTTTTTCCAATATAGCTGTTGTTCCAAACACTCAGTATCAATTTAAAACCAATTATGGTACCGATTTTATTACCATTACTAACGCTTTAGGAACGGTTGTTTTGGCAAGTGGTACAAATCCTGTAAATTGGAATTCGGGCTCTACTTCTGGAGTTGTTCGTTTTTATTCTCATGACAATGCCCAATGTGGTTACGGTATGACTACAACAAATCCGCGTAATAAATATGTAAATTGTATTACAACATCTGTTACTTGTATACCTCCATCTAATTTGGCAGTAGCCAACATTACTTCCAATTCTATAAGAATGTCTTGGGCTGCTCCAACGAATGTACCAAGTAGTGGTTATGAAATTTATATGGTCACTACAAATACGGCTCCAACAGTCAATAGCACAGCTACACATACCAATACTACTACAACGAAAGACATTAATGGTTTAACAGCGGGTGTTACCTATTATTATTGGATTCGATCTAATTGTGGTACAGAAAAAAGCAGCTGGGCTTCAGGTGGCTCTTTCACAGCAAACCAATCATTAAGTTGTAATGGAGCTATTTATGGTTTGTATCCAGATGCTGCTTTTACGCCTTCATGCACTGGTAGTGCGGAGACTATTACTTCTAGTGCTTTTGCAGGACAATATTCTAATGTAAATATTACTGCCAACCAACAATATGTGTTCTCTTCTTCTGTGGGAACCGATTTTATAACAATTACCAATAGTGCAGGAACTTCAGTTTTAGCAAGTGGCCCAACACCATTAAGCTGGTCTTCAGGTACAAATACAGGTGGGATACGCTATTATTTACATAGTAATTCTAACTGTGGATCACAAAACACAAACAGAACTAAATATATTCAATGCGCAACAACTGTAAATTGTGGTGTACCTTCACAATTATCGGTTTCTAATATTACATCGAATTCTTGCAGATTGAGCTGGACAGCACCAGCAACAGCGCCAACAAATTATGATATTTATATTATTACATCCAATACTGCCCCAACAAGCACTACAACACCTTCTGCAACAACCACATCGGCAGGTGCGGGAGTATTGAATGGAATTTCGGCAGCGACAACTTATTATTATTGGATAAGATCTAATTGTAATGGAACAAAAAGTGCTTGGGTTTATGGTGGGAGTTTTACTACACTTGCTGCTTTAACTTGTAATGGGGCAACGCATGGTTTATATCCAAATGCTACTTTTACCCCAACCTGTACTGGTAGCCCGCAGCAAATTGTTGCCGATGCTTATGCTGGTGAATATTCAAACGTAAATGTAGTTTCTAATACACAATATACTTTTTTTAGTTCGAATTCCTCGGATTATATTACAGTAACCAATGCTTTAGGAAATATGGTTCTAGCATCAGGTACCACACCTCTAAACTGGGTTTCGGGTACTTATTCAGGAGTTGTTAGATATCATATAAATACCAATGCCTCTTGTGGCACACAAAATACAAATAGAATAAGATATATTCAATGTATGGGGCTAGTTACTTGTGGAGTTCCTAGTAATTTATCAGTATCTAATATAACTTCAAATTCTTGCAGCCTTAATTGGTATCCGCCAGCAGCTGCTCCTACTAATTATGAAGTATATTTATCTGCAGTAAATACAGCACCTGTAAGTGGAACAGCTGCAACTCACTCAACAACTGGTCCTGCAATTGCTTTATCAAATTCATTATCACCTTCAACTACTTATTTTTATTGGGTTCGTTCTAGTTGTAACGGAACAAAAAGCAACTGGGTTTCGGGAGGAAATTTTACAACACTTCCTACAGGTTGTTGGAAAATGGTAAGTACAGGTATGAGTCATTCTCTTGGAATAAAATCAGACGGAACACTTTGGGCTTGGGGTGCCAATGATTTTGGTCAATTGGGCGATGGAACAAGCACGGCAAAAACAACTCCGGTACAAATTGGAACGGCAAATGACTGGCAAAGTGTGAGCGCGGGCACATTTCATAGTATGGCTATTAAAAACAATGGAACGCTTTGGGGATGGGGAATTAATGGAAATAGCCGATTAGGTGACGGAACAACCAACGGTCGAATTTTCCCTGGCCAGATAACTTCAGACACTAACTGGCAGAGCGTTTGTGCCGGGGATGTAAATACACTAGCCATTAAAACCAATGGAACGCTATGGGCTTGGGGCTATAATGGGAATGCTCAGTTTGGAGATGGAACAACTAACAACCGCTCGACTCCTTATCAGGTAGGAACAGCTACTAACTGGCGTAGTGTTGATCTAGGATCGGTACATACGCTGGCTACTAAAACTGATGGAACACTTTGGGCATGGGGAACCAGTTCAGACGGTCAGGTAGGAGACGGCACTACAGCTACTAGATTTACTGCCTTGCAAATAGGAACCGAAACTGATTGGCAGGAGGTTGCTGCTGGAGGTTTTCATTCCGTAGGATTAAAAACAAATGGGGTACTTTATACTTGGGGTAAAAATCTTTATGGACAACTTGGTAATGGTACCAATACCTCTAAGTCAGTACCTACTCCTGTGTATGACGGTGTTCAAAGCATTAGTGCCGGTTCTAATCATACTGTAGGAACTACTTCTTATGGGAATATGTGGTTCTGCGGTATCAATACCTTTGGTCAATTAGGTGATGGAACAACCACTAGTAAAAACACGATTACAGTGACCAATTCAAACAATCATCAAAAGGCTATAACAGGATTTGATCATACTTTCTTATTAAATTATGATAGCTCTATTTCTAGCTGTGGTTTAAATGGAACAGGGCAATTAGGTAATGGTTCTACAGCAAATAGTTCTTCGTTTGTATCTCTTACATGTCCTGTAAGTAATCTGGCAGTTGAAGAAGTTATATCTTCAGCAAATAATTTAAAAGTTTTCCCAAGTCCTGTAAATGATATTTTAAATGTATCTTCTGATCAAAAAATTATCTCAGTAACAATTTTGAATACTGCAGGACAATTGATCCTGACCAAAGTGATCAACAATAAAATAGCAACAGTTGATGTTTCAGGATTGATATCAGGAGTTTATATGGTAAAAATAAATTTAGATAATAGAAATGTAAAAACAGTGAAAGTAATTAAAAGATAA
- a CDS encoding IS481 family transposase, translating into MTTQQKIIKNKLGVLELAQHLGNVSKACKVMGYSRDSFYRFKELYEQGGELALQEISRRKPVLKNRVDEVIEKAVVDIAIENPALGQLRVSNELKKKGLIVSPGGVRGIWLRHDLHTFKLRLKALEAKSAQDGIVLTESQLSALERAKEEKKAHGEIETHHPGYLGAQDTYYVGNIKGVGHIYQQTFIDTYSKVVFAKLYDRKNALIAADMLNDQVVPFFEQQELRLLRILTDRGTEYCGIREQHEYQLYLAIEDIDHTKTKAKSPQTNGICERFHRTIQEEFYAIAFRKKIYRSIEELQLDLNSWLSYYNNERTHTGKHCYGKTPMQTFLDSKPIAKEKLLETLAEEQKILTFGSKDNIG; encoded by the coding sequence ATGACAACACAACAAAAAATCATCAAAAACAAGTTAGGTGTACTTGAATTAGCACAACATTTAGGAAATGTATCCAAAGCTTGTAAAGTAATGGGCTATTCCCGAGACAGTTTTTATCGATTCAAAGAACTGTATGAGCAAGGAGGTGAATTAGCATTACAGGAAATCTCCAGAAGAAAGCCAGTATTAAAGAATCGTGTAGATGAAGTTATTGAAAAGGCTGTTGTTGATATAGCCATTGAAAACCCTGCTTTGGGGCAGCTTAGAGTGAGTAATGAACTTAAAAAGAAAGGGTTGATCGTATCCCCAGGCGGGGTCAGAGGTATTTGGTTAAGACACGATCTACATACGTTTAAACTAAGATTAAAAGCCTTGGAAGCCAAATCCGCTCAAGATGGTATAGTCCTTACTGAATCTCAACTTTCAGCACTAGAAAGAGCCAAGGAGGAGAAAAAAGCTCATGGAGAAATTGAAACTCATCATCCTGGATATTTAGGAGCTCAAGACACTTATTATGTAGGCAATATCAAAGGAGTTGGACATATTTATCAGCAAACTTTTATTGACACGTATTCTAAAGTAGTATTTGCAAAGCTATATGACCGTAAAAATGCTCTTATTGCTGCTGACATGCTTAATGATCAGGTAGTTCCGTTCTTTGAGCAACAGGAACTTCGTTTACTCAGAATTTTAACAGACAGAGGAACGGAATACTGTGGAATAAGAGAACAGCATGAATACCAGCTTTATTTAGCCATTGAAGATATTGATCACACGAAGACCAAGGCTAAAAGCCCTCAGACCAACGGCATTTGTGAACGTTTTCACAGGACAATACAGGAAGAGTTTTATGCCATAGCTTTCAGAAAGAAAATTTACAGAAGTATTGAAGAGCTGCAATTAGACTTAAACAGCTGGCTGTCGTATTACAATAATGAAAGAACGCATACAGGAAAACATTGTTACGGTAAAACACCGATGCAGACGTTTTTGGATAGTAAACCTATTGCAAAAGAGAAATTATTGGAAACTCTTGCAGAGGAACAAAAAATCCTTACTTTTGGAAGTAAGGATAATATTGGATAA